The Methylacidimicrobium sp. B4 genome contains a region encoding:
- a CDS encoding MFS transporter yields the protein MEEDRRAVDFGVRPCPPPETVNRGESQKSRRGEERPLPGSSVSKPFRVLYPSLVAFLAWTFAVYDFLLFGLLLPVLAKELGWTPAQSVSIAFWVAVASFLSSLLVGPVADGLGRRNALVLTVGGAALSSGLTAFAVGPLSLIFARSLSGLGYAEQAIQTAYLAELEPAGGRGRLYGLVQGGWPMGQLLATTAAGLLLPFVGWRGVFLIASFPALAIVLARLWLPESPHFRRLQRFRKLYRRRNPETAARYAQKNGIDAEKSRQLFLTQLLGPDLKGHFLFLLAAFFLNWFAGQIFTVLATTLLTQFKGLTYEEALYAFGLGSAVSYAGYLFHGLLGHAVGRRETVAMAWAASALAYAALLFLARRFWAVALLYAIAEFWRAGAYAAPFPYIAESFPTRVRGSATALINAIGPLGAIVSSSLFGLALRHGMSGIWAGFWSGALPALLSGLLLLGCRRVRPGMELERISR from the coding sequence ATGGAAGAGGATCGCCGGGCCGTCGATTTTGGTGTCCGGCCTTGCCCGCCTCCTGAAACCGTGAACCGGGGCGAAAGCCAGAAGTCGAGAAGAGGCGAAGAGCGACCGCTGCCCGGTTCTTCCGTTTCCAAGCCCTTCCGGGTTCTCTATCCCTCTCTCGTCGCCTTCCTTGCCTGGACATTCGCGGTCTATGACTTCCTGCTCTTCGGGCTTCTCCTTCCGGTGCTCGCGAAGGAGCTCGGCTGGACTCCCGCCCAGAGCGTCTCCATTGCGTTCTGGGTCGCCGTCGCAAGCTTCCTCTCCTCGCTTCTCGTCGGCCCGGTCGCAGACGGCTTGGGCCGACGCAATGCGCTCGTCCTCACGGTCGGCGGAGCGGCCTTGAGCTCGGGATTGACCGCCTTCGCAGTCGGCCCCCTCTCGCTGATCTTCGCCCGGTCCCTGTCGGGTCTCGGGTACGCGGAGCAGGCGATCCAGACGGCCTATCTTGCCGAGCTTGAACCTGCGGGAGGGCGCGGACGCCTCTACGGCCTGGTGCAAGGAGGGTGGCCGATGGGACAGCTCCTGGCTACGACTGCGGCGGGACTGCTCCTTCCCTTCGTCGGCTGGCGCGGAGTCTTCCTGATCGCCAGCTTTCCCGCTCTGGCCATCGTGCTCGCTCGCCTCTGGCTGCCGGAGAGCCCCCACTTCCGCAGGCTGCAGCGATTCCGCAAGCTCTATCGGCGGCGCAACCCGGAAACGGCCGCCCGCTATGCCCAAAAGAATGGCATCGATGCGGAAAAGTCCCGGCAGCTCTTTCTTACCCAGCTCCTGGGCCCCGACCTGAAAGGCCACTTTCTCTTTTTGCTGGCCGCCTTCTTCCTCAACTGGTTTGCCGGACAGATCTTCACGGTTTTGGCGACTACCCTGCTCACGCAATTCAAGGGATTGACCTACGAGGAGGCGCTCTACGCCTTTGGCCTGGGCAGCGCCGTTTCCTATGCTGGCTACCTCTTTCACGGCCTCTTGGGCCATGCCGTGGGACGCCGGGAGACCGTGGCAATGGCTTGGGCGGCCTCGGCGCTCGCCTACGCGGCGCTCCTCTTCCTCGCTCGACGGTTTTGGGCCGTCGCGCTGCTCTATGCGATCGCCGAATTCTGGCGAGCGGGCGCCTACGCCGCGCCCTTCCCCTATATCGCCGAATCGTTCCCGACGCGGGTCCGGGGGAGCGCCACGGCGCTCATCAACGCGATCGGCCCGCTGGGTGCAATCGTGAGCTCCTCTCTCTTCGGCCTCGCCCTCCGCCACGGGATGAGCGGAATCTGGGCAGGCTTCTGGAGCGGAGCTCTCCCCGCCCTGTTGTCCGGACTTCTCCTCCTCGGCTGTCGCCGCGTGCGCCCCGGCATGGAGCTGGAGAGGATTTCCCGATAA
- a CDS encoding MotA/TolQ/ExbB proton channel family protein: MILANLVLNTFSRGGPIMWPLLLTAVVAIVTVVERILWWSMVRLRRQGSRLSEVYSLLKHDQIEEAVRLARGTKDPVMKMIWWGLSHHDTSLQNALQVAAGFELKQAGRGLTILDTIVTLGPLLGLLGTVTGIMNAFHFVGNEELAAVKVSGGIAEALIATATGLALAIFALIPFNYFGRKVVNLQFDLETAATNVELLLQSRSREIRFAPPTAHYAEATPGAG; the protein is encoded by the coding sequence ATGATCCTTGCCAACCTCGTCCTCAACACCTTCTCCCGCGGGGGCCCGATCATGTGGCCCTTGCTGCTCACCGCAGTCGTCGCGATCGTCACGGTCGTCGAGCGGATCCTGTGGTGGTCGATGGTCCGGCTCCGCCGGCAGGGGAGCAGGCTCTCCGAAGTCTATAGCCTGCTCAAGCACGACCAGATCGAGGAGGCGGTCAGATTGGCGCGAGGCACCAAGGATCCCGTCATGAAGATGATCTGGTGGGGGCTGAGCCATCATGACACCTCGCTGCAGAACGCCCTCCAGGTCGCTGCGGGCTTCGAGCTCAAGCAGGCCGGACGCGGGCTCACGATCCTCGATACGATCGTGACGCTCGGCCCCCTTCTCGGGCTCTTGGGAACCGTAACGGGGATCATGAATGCCTTCCACTTCGTCGGAAACGAGGAGCTCGCAGCGGTCAAGGTCAGCGGCGGGATTGCCGAAGCTCTCATCGCCACGGCGACAGGCCTGGCGCTCGCCATCTTCGCGCTCATCCCCTTCAACTATTTCGGCCGCAAGGTGGTAAACCTCCAGTTCGATCTCGAGACCGCCGCGACCAACGTGGAGCTCCTCCTCCAAAGCCGCAGCCGGGAGATCCGCTTTGCGCCGCCTACCGCCCACTATGCGGAAGCCACTCCCGGGGCAGGCTGA
- a CDS encoding energy transducer TonB: MTSRTDPNHPQAVPRNGGRPEVVPLGHAPYPLDEGLRHGRWALLCVVLLSGLLLAMGATNKEQSIVDLLLRGAVTPVAPPPQEEAASPPIEVEFTPPPPPEPKPEFPQPKLQPAPQPIPPPEKKPAPQLEARTPMPAHAVKKTALTAPPHPAMRYAAAAPRVGDANTPKPPYPYEAALRRYQGTVQLSLTVARGKLLSVEVVQSSGFGLLDSNARQWIRQRWRLPGNLSGTYTIPIVYRLE, encoded by the coding sequence ATGACTTCCCGAACCGATCCAAACCATCCGCAAGCCGTTCCACGGAACGGCGGCCGCCCGGAAGTCGTCCCGCTCGGCCATGCCCCCTATCCGCTCGACGAGGGACTCCGCCACGGGCGCTGGGCTCTTCTCTGCGTCGTCCTGCTCTCTGGCTTGCTGCTCGCGATGGGAGCCACCAATAAGGAGCAGTCGATCGTAGACCTGCTTCTCCGTGGGGCGGTGACCCCGGTCGCTCCCCCTCCGCAGGAGGAAGCGGCTTCCCCTCCGATCGAAGTCGAGTTTACCCCTCCTCCGCCCCCGGAGCCGAAGCCGGAGTTCCCGCAGCCCAAGCTGCAGCCTGCGCCTCAGCCCATTCCTCCTCCCGAGAAGAAGCCAGCGCCCCAACTGGAAGCTCGCACGCCCATGCCGGCCCATGCGGTCAAGAAGACGGCGCTGACCGCTCCGCCGCATCCAGCCATGCGCTATGCCGCGGCGGCGCCTCGGGTCGGCGACGCGAACACGCCCAAGCCCCCCTATCCTTACGAGGCCGCCCTGCGTCGCTACCAGGGGACGGTCCAGCTCTCGCTCACCGTCGCCCGAGGGAAGCTCCTGAGCGTCGAGGTCGTCCAATCCTCGGGCTTTGGACTCCTCGATTCCAACGCCCGCCAGTGGATCCGACAGCGCTGGCGCTTGCCGGGCAATCTTTCCGGCACCTACACGATCCCGATCGTCTACCGACTCGAGTAG
- a CDS encoding biopolymer transporter ExbD, whose product MKILSPVPEKKGRIEIIPLIDIMVFLMACMMMVNLEMIRMRGLKLNLPTAQTATPENRSDFLTLSIKETGQVFLEKEEIDRAALVDELKRRKEKEPNLRIYVQAEMNTLHGDVVKVLDKVRAAGIQKIGFQVKEEAPASGASGLSASPAPTPGLHP is encoded by the coding sequence ATGAAAATTCTGAGCCCGGTACCGGAGAAGAAGGGTCGGATCGAGATCATCCCGCTCATCGACATCATGGTCTTTCTCATGGCCTGCATGATGATGGTCAACCTCGAGATGATCCGGATGCGCGGCCTCAAGCTCAACTTGCCGACGGCGCAGACCGCCACCCCCGAAAACAGGTCCGACTTCCTCACCCTGTCGATCAAGGAGACCGGGCAGGTCTTTCTCGAGAAGGAGGAGATCGATCGAGCTGCGCTCGTCGATGAGCTCAAGCGCCGCAAGGAGAAGGAGCCCAACCTCCGCATCTACGTCCAGGCCGAGATGAATACGCTGCACGGGGACGTGGTGAAGGTCCTCGACAAGGTGCGAGCGGCCGGGATTCAGAAGATCGGCTTCCAGGTGAAGGAGGAAGCTCCCGCCTCGGGGGCTTCCGGGCTTTCCGCTTCTCCTGCGCCAACGCCGGGGCTCCATCCATGA
- the allB gene encoding allantoinase AllB: MAEEFDWIVRQAAVVSSESLSLRDVAVREGRIAAIEGALEGRTREEVNGEGRYLFPGTIDPHVHFDEPGREEWEGIATGSRALAAGGGSLFFDMPLNSLPPTVDVESFLEKKRAAEATAVTDFALWGGIVPGNPKEREGLARAGAIGFKAFLAPTGTPEFGWVDRAALREGMRQAADFGLPVAVHAESERIVTELTQRLRAHGRGSWRDYLTSRPLAAEIEAVRQALDCAGETGCRLHLVHVSAPEVVEIAQAERAKGVDVTVETCPHYLVLCEEELERLGALAKCAPPLRSRRQSEGLWRALLQEQIDLLASDHSPCPPAAKATSDFFAAWGGISGCQHLLPLLLDRLAAESGSQAFPLAARLCALGSARRFGIASKGAIAVGNDADLALVEVGEPKPIATKDLLYRHPLSPYVGLPSRTSILLTLVRGEVAFSRFGHPLRARGRFLPGPCTRGK, encoded by the coding sequence ATGGCGGAAGAGTTCGATTGGATCGTTCGACAGGCAGCCGTGGTGAGCTCCGAGAGCCTCTCCCTGCGGGATGTCGCCGTGCGGGAGGGGCGGATCGCGGCGATCGAGGGAGCATTGGAGGGAAGGACCCGGGAGGAGGTCAATGGAGAAGGACGATACCTCTTTCCCGGGACGATTGACCCGCATGTCCATTTCGATGAGCCGGGCCGGGAGGAGTGGGAGGGAATCGCCACGGGCTCCCGCGCGCTCGCCGCCGGCGGAGGAAGCCTCTTTTTCGACATGCCTCTCAACTCCTTGCCGCCCACAGTCGATGTGGAGAGCTTCCTGGAAAAGAAGCGGGCGGCCGAAGCAACGGCCGTCACCGACTTCGCCCTGTGGGGAGGCATCGTCCCCGGGAATCCAAAGGAGCGGGAAGGATTGGCTCGGGCGGGTGCGATCGGCTTCAAGGCCTTTCTCGCTCCGACCGGAACCCCCGAGTTTGGGTGGGTCGATCGCGCTGCCCTGCGCGAAGGGATGCGCCAAGCGGCGGATTTCGGCCTCCCGGTCGCGGTCCACGCAGAGTCGGAACGGATCGTGACGGAGCTGACCCAACGCCTGCGGGCCCACGGGCGCGGCAGCTGGCGGGACTATCTGACCTCCCGGCCGCTGGCCGCGGAGATCGAGGCGGTCCGGCAAGCCCTCGACTGCGCGGGCGAAACCGGCTGCCGGCTCCACCTGGTTCACGTGAGCGCTCCGGAGGTCGTCGAGATTGCGCAAGCCGAGCGCGCCAAGGGGGTCGACGTCACCGTGGAAACCTGCCCCCACTACCTCGTCCTCTGCGAGGAGGAGCTGGAGCGGCTTGGGGCCCTCGCCAAGTGCGCGCCGCCACTCCGCAGCCGGCGGCAGTCCGAAGGTCTCTGGCGGGCGCTCCTCCAGGAACAGATCGATCTGCTCGCCTCGGATCACTCTCCCTGTCCGCCCGCCGCCAAAGCGACGAGCGACTTCTTTGCCGCCTGGGGAGGCATCTCCGGTTGCCAGCATCTCCTTCCCCTCCTCCTCGATCGGCTTGCCGCCGAAAGCGGCAGCCAGGCCTTTCCGCTTGCCGCCCGGCTTTGCGCCCTGGGCAGCGCCCGGCGCTTTGGCATAGCGAGCAAAGGCGCAATTGCGGTCGGCAACGATGCGGATCTCGCGCTGGTCGAGGTCGGAGAGCCCAAGCCCATTGCCACCAAGGATCTTCTCTATCGCCATCCGCTGAGCCCCTATGTGGGGCTTCCCAGTCGGACGTCGATCCTGCTTACGCTCGTGCGCGGAGAGGTCGCCTTCTCGCGCTTCGGCCATCCGCTCCGCGCTCGCGGCCGCTTTCTCCCGGGCCCCTGCACACGCGGCAAGTGA
- a CDS encoding M20 family metallo-hydrolase, translated as MNATRVDWLREAERIGRRLDLLGAISEGEGTVNRPPFTRSLGRAMEETARWMEEAGLRPAIDAFGNLRGWGVRKTQMPVLLIGSHLDTVPGGGRFDGALGILLGISAAEILQDRAGSLPFALDILAFQEEEGARFRSGCLGSRAFLGLLEEKDWNLEDSSGISLREARDAFSIQGWPRMEPDPREKLFGYCEAHIEQGPRLEALGVPLGVALGIVAQERLLLSFLGEGGHAGCVPMSARRDALCAAASFVGFVEEASRREPEAVATVGELRCLPGALNVIPKRVDLSVDLRHPEEAALDRLSQALLERAEEIGRDRGIEVGWRRTQRLPPVRSDPDWQDRLSSVITAIQGEAPRLWSGAGHDAGVFGRLVPMVMLFVRCRGGISHDPAELVSPPDIARALEALVGFVEGFLR; from the coding sequence TTGAACGCAACGCGGGTCGATTGGCTGCGGGAGGCGGAGAGGATCGGGCGGCGGCTCGATCTTCTCGGCGCAATCTCGGAGGGCGAGGGCACCGTGAATCGCCCTCCCTTCACCCGCTCCCTTGGCCGGGCGATGGAAGAGACCGCCCGCTGGATGGAGGAGGCGGGACTCAGGCCCGCCATCGATGCCTTCGGCAACCTGCGTGGATGGGGCGTGCGGAAAACCCAAATGCCCGTCCTCTTGATTGGTTCCCACCTCGACACGGTTCCTGGCGGCGGACGGTTCGACGGAGCGCTCGGGATTCTCTTGGGGATCTCCGCCGCGGAGATCCTCCAGGACCGGGCAGGCTCCCTCCCCTTTGCTCTCGACATCCTCGCCTTCCAGGAAGAGGAAGGAGCGCGCTTCCGCTCTGGCTGCCTCGGCAGCCGGGCCTTCCTGGGCCTTCTCGAAGAGAAGGATTGGAATCTCGAGGACTCCTCCGGAATCTCCCTTCGCGAAGCCCGCGACGCCTTTTCAATCCAGGGATGGCCTCGGATGGAACCCGATCCCCGGGAGAAGCTCTTCGGCTACTGCGAAGCCCACATCGAGCAGGGTCCGCGGCTGGAGGCCCTGGGAGTGCCGCTCGGGGTCGCCCTAGGCATCGTCGCGCAGGAACGGCTGCTCCTCTCCTTCCTGGGGGAGGGTGGCCACGCCGGCTGCGTGCCGATGAGCGCGCGCCGCGATGCGCTCTGCGCCGCCGCGTCTTTCGTGGGCTTTGTCGAAGAGGCCTCCCGGCGGGAGCCCGAGGCGGTCGCCACCGTGGGCGAGCTCCGCTGTCTCCCCGGGGCCCTCAACGTCATCCCGAAGCGCGTCGACCTCTCGGTCGATCTGCGCCATCCCGAGGAGGCCGCCTTGGATCGGCTCTCCCAGGCGCTCCTGGAGAGGGCGGAGGAGATCGGCAGAGACCGGGGGATCGAGGTCGGGTGGCGGAGGACGCAGCGACTGCCCCCGGTCCGATCGGACCCGGATTGGCAGGATCGGCTCTCCTCGGTGATCACCGCGATCCAAGGGGAAGCCCCTCGGCTCTGGAGCGGGGCCGGCCACGACGCGGGCGTCTTCGGTCGCCTCGTCCCCATGGTGATGCTCTTTGTCCGCTGCCGTGGTGGAATCAGTCATGATCCCGCGGAGCTGGTCTCCCCACCCGACATCGCGCGCGCGCTCGAAGCGCTGGTCGGCTTCGTGGAGGGCTTCCTGCGCTAG
- a CDS encoding urate hydroxylase PuuD — MEPHSPLRSGRRSSLGTSLLLGIGIAGALLPALFALSSLPGFGTSLLSLWLPLLLRWAHLIYGIAWIGASFYFIFVENSLERFPGESALAGRLWTVHGGGVYRLEKYRTAPLPLPALLHWFRWDAYLTWMTGFALLILLFYAHPEATLIDPQIAPLSPGMAVLCSLAILAAGWLAYAGLAATPLLQRPRLFALFSCLLLAALAFTLTHLYSGRGAFVQTGAVLGTIMAGNVLFVIIPAQRRFLDAAQRGERLDPAQVERTHLRSLHNNYLAFPVLFTMISNHFPFAFLGRDNWLVLFCLLLAGGTVRHAVNLRQRRQPWVPWLLGGAALVCGAITFARPTPVVSPPRAPTREATDAEVEAILLRRCSGCHAAKPTLAHLASPPSGVVLDTLEGLREALPLVWSQAVELRAMPPGNLTGMTEEERLLLSQWIRGRERGAQARRERDP; from the coding sequence ATGGAACCGCACTCCCCTTTACGATCCGGAAGGAGATCCTCCCTCGGGACTTCTCTCCTCCTCGGGATCGGGATCGCCGGAGCCCTCCTGCCCGCCCTCTTCGCTCTCAGCTCCCTGCCGGGCTTCGGCACCTCGCTGCTTTCCCTTTGGCTTCCCCTGCTGCTCCGCTGGGCCCACCTGATCTACGGAATCGCCTGGATCGGGGCTTCCTTCTACTTCATCTTCGTCGAGAACAGCCTGGAACGCTTTCCTGGGGAGAGCGCCCTCGCCGGCCGTCTCTGGACCGTGCATGGGGGAGGCGTCTACCGGCTCGAGAAATACCGCACCGCACCCCTTCCCCTCCCGGCCCTTCTCCACTGGTTCCGCTGGGATGCCTACCTCACCTGGATGACCGGATTCGCGCTCCTCATCCTCCTCTTCTACGCCCATCCGGAAGCGACCTTGATCGATCCGCAGATCGCCCCCCTCTCTCCCGGAATGGCCGTCCTCTGCAGCCTGGCGATCCTGGCGGCGGGCTGGCTCGCCTATGCCGGGCTCGCCGCCACTCCCCTCCTCCAGCGCCCGCGGCTCTTCGCCCTCTTCTCCTGCCTGCTCCTCGCGGCTCTCGCCTTCACGCTCACGCACCTCTACAGCGGACGGGGTGCCTTTGTGCAGACCGGGGCGGTGCTCGGAACCATCATGGCGGGGAATGTGCTCTTCGTGATCATCCCCGCCCAGCGGCGCTTTCTCGACGCCGCTCAGCGGGGAGAGCGCCTCGATCCCGCGCAGGTCGAGCGCACGCATCTCCGCTCACTCCACAACAACTACCTCGCCTTCCCCGTGCTCTTTACGATGATCAGCAACCACTTCCCATTCGCCTTCCTGGGCAGGGACAACTGGTTGGTTCTCTTCTGCCTGCTCCTCGCGGGAGGGACGGTGCGCCACGCGGTCAACCTCCGCCAGCGGCGGCAGCCCTGGGTCCCCTGGCTTCTCGGGGGAGCCGCGCTCGTTTGCGGCGCCATCACCTTTGCCCGGCCCACTCCAGTCGTCTCGCCTCCCCGAGCGCCCACCCGCGAAGCGACCGATGCGGAAGTGGAGGCGATCCTCCTCCGGCGCTGCTCCGGCTGCCACGCCGCGAAACCGACGCTCGCCCACCTGGCGAGCCCTCCCTCCGGGGTCGTCCTCGACACCTTGGAGGGGCTGCGCGAAGCTCTCCCGCTCGTCTGGTCCCAAGCCGTCGAGCTGCGAGCGATGCCTCCGGGCAATCTCACCGGGATGACCGAGGAGGAGCGCCTGCTCCTGAGCCAGTGGATCCGGGGACGGGAAAGGGGAGCCCAGGCGAGGAGGGAGAGAGATCCTTGA
- a CDS encoding nucleoside deaminase, with product MNPSPSDPSGGGRARGSASEIRFLEEAARLATENVLRNEGGPFGAVVVRESAIVGRGVNRVTARPDPTAHAEIEAIREAAQTIGRFDLGGCVLYVNCDPCPMCLAAAYWARIERIVCGAPSSLAAEAGFLDVALWKEVQLPPEERRLLVERIDLPACRQAFALWNQSKNKIHY from the coding sequence ATGAACCCTTCACCGTCCGATCCTTCGGGGGGAGGCCGAGCCCGGGGGAGCGCTTCGGAGATCCGATTTCTCGAAGAGGCGGCCAGGCTGGCCACCGAAAACGTGCTCCGGAACGAGGGGGGGCCCTTTGGGGCGGTCGTCGTGCGTGAGAGCGCCATCGTCGGACGGGGAGTCAACCGGGTAACCGCCCGTCCCGATCCAACGGCCCACGCCGAGATCGAAGCGATTCGGGAGGCCGCCCAGACGATCGGCCGGTTTGATCTCGGAGGATGCGTTCTCTACGTCAACTGCGATCCCTGCCCCATGTGCCTGGCAGCCGCCTACTGGGCCCGGATCGAGAGGATCGTTTGCGGCGCCCCCTCCTCCCTGGCCGCGGAAGCCGGCTTCCTCGACGTTGCCCTTTGGAAGGAGGTGCAGCTTCCTCCGGAAGAGCGGCGCCTTCTGGTCGAGCGGATCGACCTGCCCGCCTGCCGGCAGGCCTTTGCTCTCTGGAATCAATCGAAGAATAAGATCCACTACTAA
- the xdhC gene encoding xanthine dehydrogenase accessory protein XdhC, whose protein sequence is MTTPWIDKLRELLRTHARVAIVTITGVRGHAPQAIGAKMLVTDEGSFGTVGGGNLEQSAITEARQMLERRERSPRSITVRLAGEKGEWGAQCCGGEVSLFLEPVTREAPQVAIFGMGHVGRALAQVLSLLPLDLFLVDSRPEMLHPSRLPALDSAAHVHCCPGLIPEKWISSLSPGACVVILTHDHAEDLAILEAALARTDLRYIGLIGSEAKRAHFRKRIREAGFGEDAWSRITTPIGLPGIGDKSPAAIAIATAAQLLSLLSSPTSDVAGSEGLPDP, encoded by the coding sequence ATGACCACACCCTGGATCGACAAGCTCCGCGAGCTGCTGCGCACGCATGCCCGGGTCGCGATCGTCACGATCACCGGGGTGCGCGGCCATGCGCCGCAAGCCATCGGGGCCAAAATGCTCGTGACGGACGAAGGGAGCTTCGGAACCGTCGGCGGAGGGAATCTCGAGCAGAGCGCCATTACCGAGGCGCGGCAGATGCTGGAGCGCCGAGAGAGGAGCCCGCGCTCGATCACGGTGCGGCTGGCCGGCGAGAAGGGAGAGTGGGGCGCCCAGTGCTGCGGCGGCGAAGTCTCCCTCTTCCTCGAGCCGGTGACCCGGGAAGCGCCCCAGGTTGCGATCTTCGGGATGGGGCATGTGGGGCGGGCGCTCGCGCAGGTGCTCTCGCTCCTGCCGCTCGACCTCTTCCTCGTCGATTCCCGACCGGAGATGCTTCACCCGAGCCGTCTCCCCGCTCTGGACAGTGCTGCGCACGTCCACTGCTGTCCCGGGTTGATTCCGGAAAAATGGATCTCTTCCCTCTCTCCGGGAGCCTGCGTCGTGATCCTCACCCACGACCATGCCGAAGATCTCGCGATCCTCGAAGCGGCCCTGGCCCGTACCGATCTCCGCTACATTGGTCTGATCGGCAGCGAGGCCAAGCGTGCCCATTTCCGGAAGCGGATTCGAGAGGCGGGCTTCGGGGAGGATGCCTGGAGCCGCATCACCACGCCGATCGGCCTCCCGGGGATCGGGGACAAGAGCCCGGCCGCGATTGCGATTGCAACCGCAGCACAGCTCCTCTCCCTCCTCTCCTCCCCCACCTCGGACGTAGCGGGAAGTGAAGGGCTTCCCGATCCATGA